From one Geoalkalibacter halelectricus genomic stretch:
- a CDS encoding TIGR04283 family arsenosugar biosynthesis glycosyltransferase → MRPELSIVVPTLNEARGLPALVAMLAAQRDCAFEVILCDGESSDGSPALMRGMAAQLPFALHLVTSRPGRGRQMNAGARKAVGEFLLFLHADCRLPEPRALALSLAYLREELARRGDYGLAGHFALRFDLQSQRHGFGYFFYEEKARLNLPGCIHGDQGMLMPRALFEEVGPFAQEQTIFEDEILAAAVARRGNWLLLPAEVFTSARRFEREGLRERQILNALLMNFHHIGWTAFFQQAPAVYRQQTESARLDLRPFFLCIERLLKELPETEQRRLWQATGGYVRSQAWQLPFAFLTWVRYSVKLPRRRRPWGQGFCLVWERCTDFAFFNRCTGYLVRLWFRRMLARLENS, encoded by the coding sequence TTGAGACCCGAACTCTCCATAGTCGTTCCAACTCTCAACGAAGCCCGCGGCCTGCCGGCCCTGGTTGCCATGTTGGCCGCGCAGCGCGACTGCGCCTTCGAGGTCATACTTTGCGACGGGGAATCCAGCGATGGATCCCCCGCTCTCATGCGCGGGATGGCGGCGCAGCTGCCCTTTGCCCTGCATCTGGTGACGAGCCGCCCCGGGCGCGGACGACAGATGAACGCCGGTGCGCGAAAGGCTGTGGGTGAGTTTCTGCTGTTTCTACACGCCGATTGCCGACTGCCCGAACCGCGCGCCCTGGCCCTGAGCCTTGCCTATCTGCGTGAAGAACTGGCCCGGCGGGGTGATTATGGGCTGGCCGGGCACTTTGCCCTGCGTTTTGACCTGCAGTCACAGCGTCACGGTTTTGGCTATTTTTTTTACGAGGAAAAAGCACGCTTGAATCTGCCCGGCTGTATTCACGGGGATCAAGGCATGCTCATGCCGCGCGCCCTGTTCGAAGAAGTCGGCCCTTTTGCGCAAGAGCAGACCATCTTCGAGGATGAAATCCTGGCGGCTGCGGTGGCGCGCCGGGGAAACTGGCTGCTGCTGCCCGCCGAGGTTTTCACCTCGGCGCGACGTTTTGAACGCGAAGGGTTGCGCGAGCGCCAAATTCTCAACGCTTTGCTGATGAATTTCCACCACATCGGCTGGACGGCTTTTTTTCAGCAGGCTCCCGCGGTTTACCGCCAGCAGACCGAAAGCGCACGCCTTGATCTGCGTCCCTTTTTTCTTTGCATTGAGCGCCTGCTTAAGGAATTGCCCGAGACCGAGCAGCGCCGTCTCTGGCAGGCGACAGGCGGTTATGTGCGTTCCCAGGCCTGGCAATTGCCCTTTGCCTTTTTGACCTGGGTGCGCTACTCTGTCAAGTTACCGCGCCGGCGGCGCCCTTGGGGGCAAGGTTTTTGCCTCGTTTGGGAACGCTGCACCGATTTTGCCTTTTTCAATCGCTGCACCGGGTATTTGGTCAGGCTCTGGTTTCGCCGCATGCTGGCGCGCCTGGAAAATAGCTGA
- a CDS encoding mechanosensitive ion channel family protein, which translates to MQTDGFGFSTLFFSLALMALAVFAGFALHKGLFRLLRQLTAKTKNRWDDALVKHLEVPARLLLPLFLLLLVVPALRLPPQGGEILGHLVGLAFIAGMTWLLVAAVFVLRDVVLHKFDVNARDNLRARTMHTQINVLVKVLLVLIIVIATASMLMTFEKVRQIGVSLLASAGIAGIILGFAAQKSLATLFAGIQIAITQPIRLDDVVIVEGEWGRIEEITLTYVVVRIWDLRRLVVPITYFIEQPFQNWTRVTADLLGTVFIYADYRIPVAAVREQLHVFLQESEHWDGKVWGLQVTNTTDRSVELRALMSAADAGIAWNLRCEVREKLLAWLQANYAECLPRVRTEIEGEFADALAAGAREHSGTAT; encoded by the coding sequence GTGCAAACGGATGGATTTGGATTCTCGACCCTGTTCTTTTCCCTGGCGTTGATGGCATTGGCCGTGTTCGCCGGATTTGCCCTGCACAAGGGGCTGTTTCGCCTGTTGCGACAGCTTACCGCCAAGACGAAAAACCGCTGGGACGACGCACTGGTGAAGCACCTCGAAGTTCCGGCTCGACTGCTGCTGCCCCTGTTTCTTTTGCTGCTGGTCGTTCCGGCTCTGCGTCTTCCGCCGCAGGGGGGCGAAATTCTGGGGCATCTGGTCGGCCTGGCGTTTATCGCCGGCATGACCTGGCTGCTGGTGGCGGCGGTGTTCGTGTTGCGCGATGTCGTTTTGCACAAATTCGATGTCAATGCACGAGACAATTTGCGTGCGCGCACCATGCACACCCAGATCAACGTGCTGGTCAAGGTGCTGCTGGTGCTCATCATCGTCATCGCCACCGCCTCCATGCTCATGACCTTCGAAAAGGTGCGCCAGATCGGGGTGAGCCTGCTGGCTTCCGCCGGTATCGCCGGTATCATTCTCGGCTTTGCCGCCCAGAAAAGCCTGGCGACCCTGTTTGCCGGGATCCAGATCGCCATCACCCAACCCATTCGCCTCGATGACGTGGTCATTGTCGAAGGGGAATGGGGACGCATCGAAGAAATCACCCTCACTTACGTGGTGGTGCGCATCTGGGATCTGCGCCGGCTGGTGGTGCCCATCACCTACTTCATCGAGCAGCCCTTCCAGAACTGGACCCGGGTGACCGCCGATCTGCTCGGCACGGTTTTCATTTACGCCGACTACCGGATTCCCGTTGCCGCGGTGCGCGAGCAATTGCACGTCTTTCTCCAGGAATCCGAGCATTGGGACGGCAAGGTCTGGGGTTTGCAGGTGACCAACACAACCGATCGCTCGGTGGAACTGCGCGCCCTCATGAGTGCCGCGGATGCCGGCATTGCTTGGAATCTGCGTTGCGAAGTGCGCGAAAAGCTTCTCGCCTGGTTGCAAGCCAACTACGCCGAATGCCTGCCGCGGGTGCGCACCGAGATCGAGGGTGAATTCGCCGACGCCCTGGCTGCCGGAGCGCGGGAGCATTCCGGCACCGCGACTTGA
- the metK gene encoding methionine adenosyltransferase, whose amino-acid sequence MPMTDFLFTSESVTEGHPDKVADQISDSILDAILTQDPRARVACETLVTTGLAMIAGEITTSARIDYPEVVRAAIRDIGYGDSAMGFDWETCAVLTSIDRQSPDIAMGVTEGEGMFKDQGAGDQGLMFGYACNDTPELMPMPIVFAHGLTKRLAEVRKSGLLTFLRPDGKAQVSIQYINDKPIRVDAVVVSSQHVPEVTYETLREGIIEEVVKKVIPAELLDEKTKYFINPTGRFVIGGPMGDCGLTGRKIIVDTYGGQGSHGGGAFSGKDPSKVDRSASYMARYIAKNVVASGLADKCEVQLAYAIGVAEPVSVMINAFGTGRIPSNDIARVVQEEFDMRPRAIIETLDLLRPIYRKTAAYGHFGRNEPEFSWERTDRVESLRKRARL is encoded by the coding sequence ATGCCGATGACCGATTTTCTGTTCACCTCCGAATCGGTGACCGAGGGACACCCCGACAAGGTTGCCGACCAGATTTCCGACAGCATTCTCGATGCGATTCTCACCCAGGACCCGCGCGCGCGTGTCGCCTGTGAAACCCTGGTGACCACCGGCCTGGCCATGATCGCCGGTGAAATTACCACCAGCGCGCGCATCGACTATCCCGAGGTCGTGCGTGCCGCCATCCGTGACATCGGCTACGGCGACTCGGCCATGGGCTTTGACTGGGAAACTTGCGCGGTTTTGACCAGTATCGATCGCCAATCTCCCGACATCGCCATGGGCGTGACCGAAGGCGAGGGCATGTTCAAGGACCAGGGCGCCGGCGACCAGGGCCTGATGTTCGGATATGCCTGCAACGACACGCCCGAACTCATGCCCATGCCCATCGTTTTCGCTCATGGTCTCACCAAGCGCCTCGCCGAAGTGCGCAAGTCGGGCCTGCTGACCTTCCTGCGCCCCGACGGCAAGGCACAGGTATCCATCCAATATATCAACGACAAGCCCATCCGCGTGGATGCGGTGGTCGTGTCCTCCCAGCATGTTCCCGAGGTCACCTATGAGACCCTGCGCGAAGGGATCATCGAAGAGGTGGTGAAAAAGGTCATTCCGGCCGAACTGCTGGATGAAAAGACCAAATACTTCATCAATCCCACGGGCCGCTTCGTCATTGGCGGGCCCATGGGCGACTGCGGTTTGACCGGTCGCAAAATCATCGTCGATACCTACGGCGGCCAGGGCTCCCACGGCGGCGGAGCCTTTTCCGGCAAGGATCCCTCCAAGGTCGACCGCAGCGCCTCCTACATGGCGCGCTACATAGCCAAAAATGTCGTGGCCTCCGGGCTGGCCGACAAATGCGAGGTGCAACTGGCCTACGCCATCGGCGTGGCCGAGCCGGTTTCGGTCATGATCAATGCCTTCGGCACCGGCCGGATACCTTCCAACGACATCGCGCGCGTGGTGCAGGAAGAGTTCGACATGCGTCCGCGTGCCATCATCGAAACCCTGGATCTGCTGCGCCCCATTTATCGCAAAACCGCCGCCTACGGGCACTTCGGCCGCAATGAGCCGGAATTTTCCTGGGAGCGTACCGATCGGGTCGAATCCCTGCGCAAGCGGGCGCGTCTTTAG
- the ptsP gene encoding phosphoenolpyruvate--protein phosphotransferase — MTDSEKISLPQDTFLVGLGVSPGIAIGEAFLFNRARQALVDCYVPPELVPDEVQRFRAALDESRRQLLDVKERVSSPELREHLYIIDTHLLILEDEMLVRETLGLIEVQCLNAESALRRTLDKFREFFNAIEDEYLRDRRSDIDSIGERLLRNLLGEGQRSMGEIVHKAVVVAHQLSPADTMQMDRSKVIGFVTDAGGRTSHTAILARSLEIPAVVGLENISSLVRQDTPIIIDGSAGTVILNPSQETFKEYLHKKQAYEYLEKELQAYRDLPAQTRDGYRLTLRGNVELAHEVPAVLAHGGAGVGLFRTEFLFLNRAQPPDEDEQFEVYRDLAQKMIPEPVTIRTLDVGGDKFVPEINLAEEENPAMGLRGVRFSLKERALLKEQLRAILRASSYGEVRIMFPMISGVDEIQACKGLLSEARAELDERGLSYDPDIRIGIMIETPSAALIADLLAPEVDFFSVGTNDLIQYCLAVDRGNEHVAYLYEPLHPAILRALKMIGDAGRRAGIEVGMCGEMAGEPAYALILLGLGFHELSMNAPCIPRIKRVVREVRRQDGEELLARLLELPRAQDVSRYVEEEMSKRFPGLFGPPEI, encoded by the coding sequence ATGACGGATTCGGAGAAAATTAGTCTGCCTCAGGACACCTTTTTGGTTGGTCTGGGTGTTTCCCCGGGCATCGCCATCGGCGAAGCCTTTCTGTTCAACCGTGCCCGTCAGGCCTTGGTCGACTGCTATGTGCCCCCGGAATTGGTGCCGGATGAGGTGCAGCGGTTTCGTGCCGCCCTCGACGAGTCGCGCCGTCAACTGCTCGATGTCAAGGAGCGGGTCAGCTCTCCGGAGTTGCGCGAGCATCTCTACATCATCGACACCCACCTGCTGATTCTCGAAGACGAAATGCTGGTGCGCGAAACCCTGGGACTGATCGAGGTGCAGTGCCTTAACGCCGAGAGCGCCCTGCGCCGGACCCTGGATAAATTTCGCGAGTTTTTCAACGCCATCGAGGATGAATACCTGCGCGACCGGCGCAGCGACATCGATTCCATCGGTGAGCGCCTGCTGCGCAACCTGCTCGGCGAAGGCCAGCGCAGCATGGGGGAAATCGTCCATAAGGCGGTGGTGGTGGCCCATCAATTGTCTCCGGCCGACACCATGCAGATGGATCGCTCCAAGGTCATCGGCTTTGTCACCGATGCGGGCGGGCGCACTTCTCACACGGCCATTTTGGCTCGCTCCCTGGAAATTCCGGCGGTGGTCGGGCTGGAGAACATCAGTTCCCTGGTGCGGCAGGATACCCCGATCATCATCGACGGCAGCGCCGGCACGGTCATTCTCAATCCCTCCCAGGAAACCTTCAAGGAATACCTGCATAAAAAACAGGCTTACGAGTACCTTGAGAAGGAACTTCAGGCCTACCGCGACCTGCCGGCGCAGACCCGCGACGGCTACCGGCTGACGCTGCGCGGCAATGTGGAATTGGCCCATGAAGTGCCTGCGGTTCTGGCCCACGGTGGGGCCGGCGTTGGGCTGTTTCGCACCGAGTTTCTGTTTCTCAATCGCGCCCAGCCGCCCGATGAGGATGAGCAGTTCGAGGTCTATCGGGACCTGGCGCAGAAAATGATTCCCGAACCCGTCACCATCCGCACCCTCGATGTGGGCGGCGATAAATTCGTTCCCGAGATCAATCTCGCCGAGGAAGAAAACCCGGCCATGGGGTTGCGCGGCGTGCGCTTTTCCCTCAAGGAGCGGGCCCTGCTCAAGGAGCAGTTGCGCGCCATTTTGCGGGCGTCCTCCTACGGTGAGGTGCGCATTATGTTCCCCATGATAAGCGGGGTCGATGAGATCCAGGCCTGCAAGGGGCTATTGAGCGAGGCCCGCGCTGAGCTTGATGAGAGGGGGCTCAGCTACGATCCGGACATTCGCATCGGCATCATGATCGAAACGCCCTCGGCCGCCCTGATCGCCGACCTGCTGGCTCCCGAAGTTGACTTTTTTTCCGTCGGCACCAACGATTTAATTCAGTATTGTCTGGCCGTGGATCGCGGCAATGAGCATGTGGCCTACCTCTACGAGCCCCTGCATCCGGCCATTTTGCGTGCCCTGAAGATGATCGGCGATGCCGGGCGCAGGGCCGGTATCGAGGTGGGCATGTGCGGCGAGATGGCGGGTGAGCCCGCCTACGCCTTGATTCTGCTGGGGCTCGGCTTTCATGAGTTGTCCATGAACGCGCCCTGCATCCCACGCATCAAGCGCGTGGTCCGCGAAGTTCGTCGACAAGACGGCGAGGAACTGCTGGCTCGGTTGCTCGAACTGCCGCGAGCGCAGGATGTCAGCCGCTATGTCGAGGAGGAGATGAGCAAGCGCTTCCCCGGCCTCTTCGGTCCTCCCGAAATCTGA
- a CDS encoding HPr family phosphocarrier protein, with product MIQKDFIIKNKLGLHARAAAQLVQTANRFRSDVMVDKDGMEVNGKSIMGILMLAAAQGSTIRVMVDGDDAEEALLTIGKLIDDGFGEN from the coding sequence ATGATTCAAAAAGACTTCATCATCAAGAATAAACTTGGCCTGCATGCCCGCGCCGCTGCGCAGTTGGTGCAAACCGCCAATCGTTTCCGCTCCGACGTCATGGTCGACAAGGACGGCATGGAGGTTAACGGCAAAAGCATCATGGGGATTCTCATGCTGGCCGCGGCCCAGGGTTCGACCATTCGGGTGATGGTCGACGGTGACGACGCCGAGGAGGCGCTTTTGACCATCGGGAAGCTGATTGATGACGGATTCGGAGAAAATTAG
- a CDS encoding PTS system mannose/fructose/sorbose family transporter subunit IID, with amino-acid sequence MRQKKLPLAILLRTLGRTFLLQASWSFERMQSLGALYIMAPALRYLYQGQDLEEAFRRHMVYFNTHPFMASPLLGATLSLEEAQARGEGAAIGPVEFREMVMAPFAAIGDALFWGGFRPLAAVIALFFAFKGSLWAPVVFLVMFNLPHLWFRFGGMLRGYFSGLRMVEVVQRRHLPDWAIRAKEATVVLLGGLCAYLTLVCLGSEGVASGWGLLFLPLVVALGWLTRKGASNLLLILATTGALLCLGFFL; translated from the coding sequence ATGCGACAAAAAAAGCTTCCACTGGCGATTCTTTTGCGGACCCTGGGGCGAACCTTTCTGCTTCAGGCCAGCTGGAGTTTTGAGCGCATGCAGAGCCTGGGGGCGCTCTACATCATGGCGCCGGCCCTGCGTTACCTGTATCAGGGCCAGGACCTGGAGGAAGCCTTTCGCCGCCACATGGTCTATTTCAACACCCACCCCTTCATGGCTTCGCCGTTGCTTGGCGCCACCCTGTCACTGGAGGAGGCGCAGGCCCGCGGTGAAGGTGCGGCCATCGGGCCGGTGGAGTTTCGGGAAATGGTCATGGCGCCCTTCGCCGCCATTGGTGACGCGCTCTTTTGGGGTGGTTTTCGCCCCCTGGCGGCGGTGATTGCGCTCTTTTTCGCCTTCAAGGGCTCTTTATGGGCCCCGGTGGTTTTTCTAGTTATGTTCAATCTGCCCCACCTGTGGTTTCGCTTCGGCGGGATGCTGCGCGGCTATTTCAGCGGTTTGCGCATGGTCGAGGTGGTTCAGCGCCGCCATCTGCCCGACTGGGCGATTCGCGCCAAGGAGGCGACGGTGGTGCTGCTCGGGGGGCTCTGCGCCTACCTGACGCTGGTTTGTCTCGGCAGTGAAGGCGTTGCTTCGGGCTGGGGTTTGCTGTTTTTGCCCCTGGTGGTTGCTTTGGGTTGGCTGACCCGCAAGGGCGCCTCCAATCTGCTCTTGATTCTCGCCACCACCGGGGCGCTGCTCTGTCTCGGGTTTTTTCTGTGA
- a CDS encoding PTS sugar transporter subunit IIC: MPWSEFFIGALAALVLGLDRTAAGQFMVSRPIVAGPLTGLLIGDPLIGLQVGALVELLWLGRLPVGAAIPPDDTQVAVSGTVLAVAASGRFSVEGTLLILFCVLVAMPLAKVGQIFDRLARNRNGRLIRQAEADLAAGRLRSLERRHLRGLTHFALAGLGTYVLITAPGWAAVLVAGQTLLPTLGKVEGWLLLAFPLVGTATILGTMNVSRSLTLFTASFTTVLLLLWLL; this comes from the coding sequence ATGCCCTGGAGCGAATTTTTCATAGGCGCACTGGCCGCGCTGGTGCTGGGTCTTGATCGTACCGCGGCCGGCCAGTTCATGGTGTCGCGTCCCATCGTGGCCGGCCCCCTGACCGGCTTGCTGATCGGCGATCCCCTGATCGGACTGCAGGTCGGGGCCTTGGTCGAGCTTTTATGGCTCGGGCGGCTGCCCGTCGGCGCCGCCATCCCTCCGGATGATACCCAGGTAGCGGTGTCAGGCACGGTTCTGGCGGTTGCCGCATCCGGCCGCTTCAGTGTGGAGGGAACGCTTCTGATCCTGTTTTGCGTGTTGGTGGCCATGCCGCTGGCAAAAGTCGGCCAGATTTTCGATCGCCTGGCGCGTAATCGCAATGGTCGTTTGATTCGCCAGGCAGAAGCCGATTTAGCCGCGGGACGCTTGCGCAGTCTGGAGCGGCGCCATCTGCGGGGGCTGACGCATTTTGCCTTGGCCGGCCTGGGAACCTATGTGCTCATTACGGCGCCGGGATGGGCGGCAGTCCTGGTTGCGGGGCAAACCCTGCTGCCCACCCTGGGCAAGGTGGAAGGCTGGCTGCTGCTGGCCTTTCCCCTGGTGGGAACGGCCACCATTCTCGGCACGATGAACGTGAGTCGGTCCCTGACCCTGTTCACCGCCTCGTTTACCACCGTGCTGCTGCTGCTGTGGCTGCTTTAG
- a CDS encoding PTS system mannose/fructose/N-acetylgalactosamine-transporter subunit IIB, with translation MGIVLARIDNRLIHGQVLEAWIPFTHANCIVVANDELAGPSLRRAMMESSVPRSIKVIIAGVDEACRRLDELKPAASKVLVLFATSEDALRAFRRGLVFKELNLGNMHEGQGKYQLSCTIHLDEADVKNLLQLESAGVEIVSRCVPADRGQHWRKLIRSMPE, from the coding sequence ATGGGCATCGTTCTGGCGCGCATCGATAACCGTTTGATCCATGGCCAGGTTCTGGAGGCCTGGATTCCCTTTACCCACGCCAATTGCATTGTCGTAGCCAACGATGAGTTGGCCGGGCCGTCCCTGCGGCGTGCCATGATGGAGTCCTCGGTGCCGCGCAGCATCAAGGTTATCATTGCCGGGGTTGATGAAGCTTGCCGGCGCCTGGATGAACTCAAGCCCGCCGCCAGCAAGGTTTTGGTGTTGTTCGCCACCTCCGAGGATGCCTTGCGCGCGTTCCGCCGTGGCCTGGTTTTCAAGGAGCTCAATCTGGGCAACATGCATGAAGGGCAGGGTAAATATCAGCTGTCCTGCACCATTCACCTGGACGAAGCGGATGTGAAAAACCTCTTGCAGCTGGAATCCGCGGGCGTTGAAATCGTCTCGCGCTGTGTGCCTGCCGATCGGGGACAGCATTGGAGGAAGTTGATTCGAAGCATGCCTGAGTGA
- a CDS encoding PTS sugar transporter subunit IIA, which yields MIGLVIATHAGLARELLLAAEMIVGPVTQARAVGIEREDSVEKVRGALGEAIEAVRTGDEGVLILTDLFGGTPSNLSISFLDPPRIEVLTGVNLPMVLKFFNSRDDLNVTELAAMLKAYGQQSMALASEFLER from the coding sequence ATGATCGGACTGGTGATTGCCACCCACGCCGGGTTGGCTCGTGAACTGCTGCTCGCCGCGGAAATGATTGTCGGCCCCGTCACTCAGGCTCGCGCCGTAGGCATCGAGCGCGAGGACAGTGTCGAGAAGGTGCGCGGCGCTTTGGGCGAGGCCATTGAGGCGGTGCGCACCGGAGATGAGGGCGTTTTGATTCTCACGGATCTGTTTGGCGGCACGCCGTCCAATCTCAGCATCTCCTTTCTCGACCCCCCGCGCATCGAAGTGCTGACCGGAGTCAATCTGCCGATGGTGCTGAAATTCTTCAACAGTCGCGATGATCTCAATGTCACCGAACTGGCTGCTATGCTCAAGGCTTACGGCCAGCAGAGCATGGCGCTGGCGAGCGAATTTCTCGAACGTTGA
- the rapZ gene encoding RNase adapter RapZ — translation MSRKRVLIITGLSGSGKSSAARVLEDEGFFVVDNLPLVLLPRFLELTEHGVRFTPDVAVVIDIRNRDFLADYESTLSAVRAAGHPVEILFFEAGDEALIRRYSETRRRHPLARQEGVPEGIARERELMSGFKRLATVVFDTSALTVHQLKEQVLETVLGRSGKTPLVVKVQSFGFRYGIPIESDLVFDVRFLPNPHFVEELRPLTGLNAQVREYVLKQPACRDFLKKFQDMLQFLLPNYRQEGKSYLTLSIGCTGGRHRSVSLAEEMRPFLAGQGFAVEISHRDLEKG, via the coding sequence ATGAGCCGCAAAAGGGTTTTAATCATCACGGGGCTTTCGGGTTCGGGCAAATCAAGCGCCGCGCGGGTGCTGGAGGACGAAGGTTTTTTTGTCGTCGACAATCTGCCGCTGGTTCTTCTGCCGCGTTTTCTTGAGCTGACCGAGCACGGCGTGCGCTTTACTCCCGACGTCGCCGTGGTCATTGATATCCGCAATCGCGATTTTCTCGCGGATTATGAATCGACCCTCAGTGCCGTGCGCGCCGCCGGACACCCGGTGGAGATTCTTTTCTTCGAAGCCGGCGACGAGGCCCTGATTCGCCGCTATTCCGAAACCCGGCGGCGTCACCCCCTGGCCCGGCAGGAGGGGGTGCCCGAGGGCATTGCCCGTGAGCGCGAGCTGATGTCCGGATTCAAGCGATTGGCCACGGTGGTTTTCGACACCTCGGCCTTGACGGTTCATCAATTGAAGGAGCAGGTGCTCGAGACGGTTCTGGGGCGCAGCGGCAAGACCCCCTTGGTGGTGAAAGTGCAATCCTTCGGGTTTCGCTACGGCATTCCCATCGAATCCGATCTTGTTTTCGACGTTCGCTTTTTGCCCAATCCCCATTTTGTCGAGGAACTGCGCCCCCTGACCGGGCTCAACGCGCAAGTTCGCGAATATGTGCTCAAGCAGCCCGCCTGCCGGGACTTTCTCAAGAAGTTTCAGGATATGCTGCAATTTCTCCTGCCCAACTACCGCCAGGAAGGCAAAAGTTATCTGACCCTGTCCATCGGCTGTACCGGCGGCCGCCACCGCAGCGTATCCCTGGCCGAAGAAATGCGGCCCTTTCTCGCCGGGCAGGGCTTCGCCGTAGAAATCAGTCATCGCGACCTAGAAAAGGGGTAA
- the hprK gene encoding HPr(Ser) kinase/phosphatase, translating into MADLSIQELLGEDETGLDLELLAGETGLGNKISVPRIQKPGLALAGYTTNLHPDRIQVLGSTELTYLEQLSPETARRNIAALCALNVSCLIITKGQEPPELLVQEAARRGTPLLRTHHQSSIFISLVTKFLEERLLPSTLAHGVLVDVLGVGVLLMGKSGIGKSECALDLILRGHRLVADDVVRVRSKLPAVLFGEGMDLLHHHMEIRGLGIINIKHLFGVAAIRERKKIDLVIELVQWEDGREYDRLGLEEETTSLLGIELPLQRVPVRPGRNITTIVEVAARNQLLKEMGYHSAREFQDRLEQRMAETARLHSHTIIGDNLE; encoded by the coding sequence ATGGCGGATCTGAGTATCCAAGAATTGCTCGGAGAGGATGAAACCGGGCTCGATCTTGAATTGCTCGCCGGGGAGACCGGGTTGGGCAACAAAATCAGCGTGCCGCGCATCCAAAAACCGGGCCTGGCCCTGGCCGGCTACACGACGAATCTCCACCCGGACCGGATTCAGGTACTCGGCTCGACCGAGCTGACCTACCTTGAGCAGTTATCCCCGGAAACCGCCAGGCGCAACATCGCCGCTTTGTGCGCGCTCAACGTTTCCTGCCTGATCATCACCAAGGGCCAGGAGCCGCCCGAGCTGCTTGTTCAAGAGGCCGCCAGGCGCGGCACGCCCCTGTTGCGCACCCACCACCAAAGCTCAATTTTTATCTCTCTGGTCACCAAATTTCTCGAAGAGCGCCTGCTGCCCTCGACCCTTGCCCACGGCGTGCTCGTGGACGTGCTGGGTGTGGGGGTGCTCCTGATGGGTAAGAGCGGCATCGGCAAGAGCGAGTGCGCCCTGGACCTGATTTTGCGCGGCCATCGCCTGGTGGCCGACGATGTCGTGCGGGTGCGATCCAAGCTTCCGGCGGTTTTGTTCGGCGAGGGCATGGACCTGCTGCACCACCACATGGAAATTCGCGGCCTGGGCATCATCAACATCAAGCACTTGTTCGGCGTGGCCGCCATCCGGGAGCGAAAGAAGATCGACCTGGTCATTGAGCTGGTGCAATGGGAAGACGGACGCGAATACGATCGGCTCGGTCTGGAGGAGGAGACGACCAGCCTGCTTGGCATTGAGCTGCCGTTGCAGCGCGTACCGGTGCGCCCCGGGCGCAACATCACCACCATTGTCGAGGTCGCCGCCCGCAATCAACTGCTCAAGGAAATGGGATATCACAGCGCGCGCGAATTTCAGGACCGCCTGGAGCAACGCATGGCGGAGACCGCTCGACTCCACTCCCACACCATCATCGGGGACAATCTGGAATGA
- a CDS encoding PTS sugar transporter subunit IIA: MKISDLLKPNALVADLKAKDKNALLEELTDALARVEKGLDRKLVVDVLKERERLGSTGIGDGVAIPHGKLKNIDHLMLSFGRSRDGIDFDAMDGRPAHLFFLLIAPEDSVGVHLKTLARISKLLKNPQVRERLVQAADGGEIYRIIVDEENNL; this comes from the coding sequence ATGAAAATCTCCGATTTACTCAAACCCAATGCCCTTGTCGCCGACCTCAAGGCCAAAGATAAAAACGCCCTGCTCGAGGAGCTGACCGATGCCCTGGCGCGGGTGGAAAAGGGGTTGGATCGCAAACTGGTGGTTGATGTGCTCAAGGAGCGCGAACGGCTTGGCAGCACCGGCATCGGCGACGGCGTTGCCATTCCCCACGGCAAACTTAAAAACATCGACCATCTTATGCTGTCATTTGGTCGCAGCCGCGATGGGATCGATTTCGATGCCATGGACGGGCGTCCGGCACACCTGTTTTTCCTGCTCATTGCGCCGGAGGACTCCGTGGGGGTTCATCTAAAAACCCTGGCGCGCATCTCCAAACTTCTCAAGAATCCCCAGGTTCGTGAACGCCTGGTCCAGGCGGCCGATGGCGGGGAAATTTACCGGATCATCGTCGATGAGGAAAACAATCTCTGA